TGGACTTGATGTTGTTTTAGCAATTATGGATGTTTTAGCTACAGAGTTTGGAGACCCTAAATATAGAGCTCACTCACTTTTAAAGAAAATGGTTAGAGCTGGAAAACTTGGAAGAAAATCTGGTGAAGGATTCTATAAATACTAATAAAAAAGAGAAAACCTGCTTTTAGGGTTTTCTCTTTTTTACTTTTCTTTACTCAGTTTTTTTATATTGATTAATTGAATTTTGATAAAATTTAATTTTTTCACTTAAAAAATGCCCATCCCTTTCTCCTGTGAATTTTCCCTGCGTTAAAATTTTTAAAAGAAAACTACCCATTACACTACTTAACATATCGTTTACAAAAGTTTCAGGAGAGTAATGAATTTTGTGTTCGTGAAAAACTCCAATAAAATGGTCTACTAAGTAGTTTTTAAAATCAATTGTTCTAAGAAATTTTTGATTCTCACTATCTGACAATTTTAGTTGAAGTCTAAAAATTATCTCATGTTGATGTAAGAAATTTTGATAAAGTAGTATGCTTTTAGCTATATCTTGTTCTAACTCTCCCGTTAAACTTTCATGTAAAGAACGAATAATTTTACTCTCCTCTACAAATTTATTTATTATCTCCTCTAAAACTCTATTTTTAGTTCCAAACAATCTAAAAATAGTAACTTCGTTACACTCTGCTTCCTTGGCAATACGTTTTGTTGAAACTTTATCAAATCCCTCTTCTGAAAAGAGTCTTTGTGCACAATCTAAAATTTTATCCCGTGTTTTCATCATTCCTCCAGTTCTGCCCATATTTTTAAATGTTATCCCAATATATACCTTACTTTTGACTCTTTTGTCAAATATTTTTTGGAAAAATAAA
This is a stretch of genomic DNA from Cetobacterium somerae ATCC BAA-474. It encodes these proteins:
- a CDS encoding TetR/AcrR family transcriptional regulator: MKTRDKILDCAQRLFSEEGFDKVSTKRIAKEAECNEVTIFRLFGTKNRVLEEIINKFVEESKIIRSLHESLTGELEQDIAKSILLYQNFLHQHEIIFRLQLKLSDSENQKFLRTIDFKNYLVDHFIGVFHEHKIHYSPETFVNDMLSSVMGSFLLKILTQGKFTGERDGHFLSEKIKFYQNSINQYKKTE